The DNA sequence GCGGTTCACTTCGAATTGGCGCATGACTTAAGCACTCCTACCTTCCTAATGGCGCTTGACAGATTTGTGTATCAAAGAGGAAAACCATTACACATCTATTCGGATAATGGAACTAATTTCATCGGGGCTAGAAATGAGTTAAACGTCATATATCAGATGCTGCATCAAGACCAGCCTTCTCAGCAGATTGCATCACACTTGTCCAACGAAGGTATTCAATGGCATCTTATACCACCGCGTGCACTTAACTTCGGTGGTTTGTGGGAAGCCGCTGTCAAAGCAGTAAAAACTCAGCTTGTTCGTCAACTAGGCACAGCGTTATTAACTTCAGAAGAGTTGAACACCGTGTTGATAAAAATAGAAGGCTGCCTAAACTCGCGACCATTACTACCTTTATCAGAGGATCCAAACGACTTGACATGTTTGACGCCAGCGCATTTCTTAACGCAGGGTAATTTGCGAGTGTTGCCTGAACATCAGTTAACTGAAATTCCTATTAATCGATTAAGTAGATACCAACTTCTCCAGCGAAATTCACAATCTCTTTGGCAACGATGGAAACAAGAATACTTGAAAACGCTCAACATTAACCACCGCGCTAAACGAGATGAACAGCGTTTGAATGTAGGAGATGTAGTTATCATCAAAGATGAGCATTTACCCGCTGTGCAATGGCCATTGGCTCGAATCTTGGAACTACATCCAGGAGCGGATGAAGTCAACCGCGTGGCAACGCTACGCACACCAACTGGTGTCATAAAAAGGGCAGTATCGAAGATTTGCTCATTGGAGTGCGCTAAGGATAATTAGTTGAAAACTGGGTATTTCAAGGCGGCCGGTATGTTGTATCAGAAACCAaaatttccaagaaattccGCCTAGCGCACGGCTTACTGTAGCAAGCGCAACATTTTGCTACCAGAGCGTAAGATACTTCCCGAGAGTGATCCGTTCGCACCCGAAAAACAGGGTATAAAAGGGGATCCTGCGCTGGGTTAAGTCAGTTATTAGTGAACGCGCAAGGACTAAGGACAGTTCCATCCGGTCTCGCAAACTCAtcacgtcggctctcgcagcctcaccacgtcggctctcgcagcctcaccacttCGGCTCTTGCAGCCTcaacacgtcggctctcgcagcctcaacaCGTTAACTCTCGCAGCTTCaccacgtcggctctcgcagcctcatcacgttagctctcgcagcttcaacacgttggctctcgcagcctcaccacgttggctctcgcagcctcagcaCGACGGCTCTCAGTCTCATCATCcggctttaggcccatcgaggaagtccttggctttaggcccatcgaggaagacctggccttcgagcccatcgaggaagaccgtgTTTTTAGTCCTATCGAAAAAGGCTtggctttaggcccatcgaggaagacctggccttcgagcccatcaaggaagaccttggcttctagcccaacgaggaagacctggccttcgagcccttcAAGGAAGTCCTGGCTTTCGAGCCAACACGAAGACTGTTCatttttaaaagataaaaacacaacgtagggtgaAAGTGAACAAGTAAAACACGTAGTTATTTTGGACAGAACAGCCGCAATAACGTTGGCTTGAGCCCGGTCCTTTGCGGTTACCCTTATCTTGTTCGGGCGCATCCGAAACACATCGGTAACACCCGGATACTTTTTAAAGATCGATGTTGCAATCGATCTAACATCGAGCTGTTTGGATCGCGGCATGAAATACACAAACGGCTTACCTTCCCAGGAGGAAGGGTAAGCACGTGCTCTGTGCTGCGCATCTTGGGTTGcctctttttgtttgttcttcgaAGTTGAAGGACGAACATCCAGCGCCACTTTTTGGTGGCAGTAGCGGTTTTAGGGCGTTCCGGTTTACGCTTCGCGCTGGTTTCGATCTCCTTTTCGGAGTCCGAACTCTCTTGCTCTACCGCCATGGTAGAGCCGGAGGAAACGGTCAAGGAAGGAACGGGAGGACAAACTTACCGTTACACACGATAGACAGATACAGAACAGATACACGCATTACACCACACTCGACAAAcctcgatcgaaacgaaagCGTTGTCCGCAACGTatgcgtacgcttgcttatcGCTGTTGATCGATAACACTCACAACACAGTTGTCTACCGAGTGAAGATCGGAGACAGACAGAGACACCGGTTAGCACGCTGTTGTTAGTAGTAGATTCCAAcagtaattttttatttgaagatGTTGACTCCAAGGGAAGAATCTCTGATGGAAgtgtatttaaaaatacacTACTCTATCACAAGCTAGAGAGAGATGACTGTTGCATTCCATGTCCAGCACCGTTAAGCccatcatcaaatatccagGTTCCTTATATGTTTTTAGGGGAAGGTTCCTTTATGGCTTTAATATATTTGCATAACTTCATTCGTAGAGATGCAAATGTGCGAAGCCAAGACGCTAGACGATTTAATACTAACCAAGACGAATGGAATATACGAAACCTTAACTCGAATAGAAATCGCTCCTTCCTCCTAACCCATTACACACATTAAAATGTATCTTTTACTATCTACCTTTCTAAACTATTGTGacattatgaaaaaaaaaattgaattgataacaGACAAtttatgttctttttattGGCTTAACGCATCATACGGTTATATCAAAATTGCAATCGGATTGCAATACAATAAATTCTAACCTAGACCTTCACatagaaaatatatatatacttacGGTATCCATGGTTTGCCCACATGATGTGGTAGTATCCAAAAATCTCATGGCTTCATAAGCAAACCACGTCGGGCGATAAATTTGATGAGCTCCTGAAAATAATACATGAAGATGACATCATTaactatataaatatatttattatttagacATACCAGAACCAGTAACCAGACTCTTATTGTACGCCGACTTGCACTTTCGGTATGCTAACGCGAGCGATTCCCACTTCTTCTTTAGCGAGTCGACCGTATGCCCCATACGTCGCGACAGATAGCACCAATCGTCGTGTCGTTTGcttatatttttgtaattaGCATCCCAGCGGTCCCACAAAGCAGTTTGCCGGAACATCATGTCTATGAACAGCAATGTCTGCTCTTCGCTCATATGAATCGTCTGAAAGAAAGTGTACCATACAGAAAGTGTTAATACAGTTATTAAGACTATTTATGGTAAGTTTTAGTATGTCGAGCGGGACTGGGAGACTTCAAAGAAACCTATGCGCATGGTGCAAGCGGTGAAGCTCTTCATTCCGAACTGTGCTCCATGATACGCTACCCTTATTCGAGGTGGTTTTTAACAAAAAGTTGTGTTTCGAAATCTACCCAGCCAGCTAAGAGGGTATACAAAAAGAATCAATCGTATACCCGTATGAAAGCTGAACAACGCCACGGCACTGAACAAATTGCACGGTTTCTTGTGCGAGTAGCTTTCGCTGTTCTTTCGCATCACAACAACGACAAAGCAAAACTTACCTTTTGCTTGATTTTCTGCATATTTATCGaatctaaaaaaaagaaaaatgattaCAAACCGTTttgctattgctattgctttGTATTTACCCATATTCTTGTTGTAATTCTGTAATTTTTCGCAAACAAACTCAGAgtaaaaaccaaataaaatcCAAAGTAAAACAGTAAACACCAAAGAGcagaatgtaaacaataacCAAATGTCAGGCCTcctccacatgggccgcggccgccgcggtaccgcggaaaacgcgtataacttgtatgccactTGGCCGCGGTCGCCTGCCAAATCGCCGCGGCAGGCTGTCATTCTGCGCGGCAAGCTGTCAATTTCCGCGGTTGTGAACAGTTCCGCAGACTTGTCCATCTTGAACAAAGCCGCGTTTCCGCGCCTGTTTGACAGTCTGCCGCGGAGATTGACAACCTGACGCGGAGAAtgacagcctgccgcggagatttggCAGGCGACCGCGGCCAAGTGGCACACGCGTTTTCCGCGATACCGCGGCGgccgcggcccatgtggagaaggcctcagaaaacgcgctaccGCGGAAACGCACCGTTGTTGAACATGGACAAGTCTGCGGAACCGTTCACAACCGCGGAGAAtgacagcctgccgcggagattgaCAGCCGACCGCGGCGAGgtggcatacaagttatacgcgttttccgcggtaccgcggcggCCGCGGCCCGTGTGGAGGAGGCCTAACGTTGAATTTGCATAGTCTTATTCATATGTACGAAGAGGCAGTACGATTTGGTGCCATCGGTAAATATTCGACTTATGCGTTCGAACGAAAATTAggcagtttaaaaaaaagcttctaaGAACGAACTACAGGTGTTTGGAACAAGCTATACGCCGGATTTTGGAGTTCGAAAGTTTTGAATGTCCACAAAATCGACAGCAGTTTAAGGAACCATCTTACAAGCAACGAGGACAAACATATACTTTGTATGTTAGGCGAGGTTTCAAACTTAAAAACGATGGCGTGAACAATTGGTTTCTGACGAGAGAGAATGAGGTGTTCAAATTTGAATCCGTAAAAAAAAGTGGAACAAAGACTTATAATCACTGCAACATTGTTTTCACGGGTTTATGAATATTTCGATCAAcatatttcatcttactccaaTACGCGACATTTTGGGGTGTAGGGACCTCAAGTTTATGAGGCTCATTTACTGCTTTGCGCGAGATAACGGACTTATCCTTTGATTCCTATCCTTAATTTCCATTGTTCCCATATCCCTTCGTAGtccatcttttgttttttgttgtcttccaGGAAACAGTCACCTCCAAGGACAACGCCAAAACCACTGAAAGGGAGGCAGACTTATTGGTGTATACTTGTAGTCCGTCTCTAACCCATCTgctgtcttgttttgttctagTTCCGTTAAGGGTCGGCCAAAGTCGAACATAGTAGGTTGTTCCAGTGAAGAGTGGCGCAATCGTCCATCAGCCACACCACGTACAATAGATGCAACACAGAAACCACTATGCATCACAACAACTAAAACAATAGCCCCGGATCAATaccatcacacaaaacaataggacaACAGACGTATCACATACAACAACGACAGACAAACAACATCGAAATACACCAACTACCATCAcaaccgagcatgcccgggataaggtaaatcgcaaggaggaaatgccttgtgacaaaaaattgttattttcacTCAACACAAACGGTGTTggaaatacggcattgccgtcataatggaatttaaataaataaataaaaaatgtttcatctAATGAGCTATTAATATTTGCTGCTAATATGAATGATTGCCTGACAAACGAAATCGAACTCGATTGTTCAGATATCAAAGTAAAATTAGTTTTCAAACAGCGCCTTTAATGCCCGTGCCatccttttctttccttttgctaCGTTGCCGATTGAAGCTTGCAACCAATGCAGCACATCTTCGAAGTACGAAGGGTCTGCAGCCAATTTTTCGTTGAAGCTGGTCAGTTCTTCGATGTTGGTGATTTCTGTTATTTCTGTTACACCGTTGTTTCCTGCTGGTGCTGGAGCCATTAAATTGAACAGCGCTCCCGAGGCTGCTTTAAAACTGGCGATCCGGGACACTAATGGCTTCAATTTCGCTGAATGTTACAAAGAATATGTTACTAAAAGATAGTTCCTTGCAAAAACAACCCAATACTGTCTTACTTTGTGTTTATTTGGTTTTTACTTTGAGTtggtttgagaaaaattagtgaatTGCAACAAGAATATGGGTAAATACATAGTAATAGCAAAAAGGtttgtaatcattttttttaagattcGATAAAGATGCAGAAAATCAAGCAAAAGGTAAGTTTTGCTTTGTCGTTGTTGTGATGCGAAAGAACAGCGAAAGCTACTCGCGCAAGAAACCGTGCAATTTGTTCAGTGCCGTGGCGTTGTTCAGCTTTCATACGGGTATACGATTGATTCTTTTTGTATACCCTTTTAGCTGGCTGGGTAGATTTCGAAACACAACTTTTTGTTAAAAACCACCTCGAATAAGGGTAGCGTATCATGGAGCACAGTTCGGAATGAAGAGCTTCACCGCTTGCACCATGCGCATAGGTTTCTTTGCAGTCTCCCAGTAGCCCTCGACATACTAAAACTTACCATAAATAGTCTTAATAACTGTATTAACACTTTCTGTATGGTACACTTTCTTTCAGACGATTCATATGAGTGAAGAGCAGACATTGCTGTTCATAGACATGATGTTCCGGCAAACTGCTTTGTGGGACCGCTGGGATGCtaattacaaaaatataagCAAACGACACGACGATTGGTGCTATCTGTCGCGACGTATGGGGCATACGGTCGACTCGCTAAAGAAGAAGTGGGAATCGCTCGCGTCAGCATACCGAAAGTGCAAGTCGGCGTACAATAAGAGTCTGGTTACTGGTTCTGGTATgtctaaataataaatatatttatatagttAATGATGTCATCTTCATGTATTATTTTCAGGAGCTCATCAAATTTATCGCCCGACGTGGTTTGCTTATGAAGCCATGAGATTTTTGGATACTACCACATCATGTGGGCAAACCATGGATACCgtaagtatatatatattttctatGTGAAGGTCTAGGTTAGAATTTATTGTATTGCAATCCGATTGCAATTTTGATATAACCGTATGATGCGTTAAGCCaataaaaagaacataaaTTGTCtgttatcaattcaattttttttttcataatgtCACAATAGTTTAGAAAGGTAGATAGTAAAAGATACATTTTAATGTGTGTAATGGGTTAGGAGGAAGGAGCGATTTCTATTCGAGTTAAGGTTTCGTATATTCCATTCGTCTTGGTTAGTATTAAATCGTCTAGCGTCTTGGCTTCGCACATTTGCATCTCTACGAATGAAGTTATGCAAATATATTGCAGCCATTACaactttttttgcattttgttctCGGACCTCAATCGGCTTTCTTAAAACCCGGAACCGTCCGCTCAGGATTCCGAAAGCCATTTCGACACAGCGTCTAGCTTTTGAATGTCGCTCATTGAAGTTTCGTTCGGTCGATCTTCTTTCCGTCAAACCTCCAAAAGGGCGAAGACAATAGTGTGTTAGGGGAAATGCCTTATCCCCTAAAAACATATAAGGAACctggatatttgatgatggGCTTAACGGTGCTGGACATGGAATGCAACACTCATCTCTCTCTAGCTTGTGATAGAgtattgtatttttaaatacacCTCCATCAGAGATTCTTCCCCTGGAGCCAATatctgcaaataaaaaattactgTTGGAATCTACTACTCCCAACAGTACGATGCTGAAAAATTTCCTGTAGTTATAGTAGTTGGTTCCACTGCGAGGGGGTGCTTTGATTCCTATATGTTTGCCGTCAATAGCCCCGAGTGCATGACGAAAATTCCATTTATCCTCAAAACCTTGTGCGATGTGCATCCATTCTTCTGTACTTGCAGGAAGCTacggaaagaaggaaaaaagaaaagtttataaattttatttaattaatctcATTTTGGTATGGaaatagaaattaatttaatatgtttattattcttaatattttattattcatttagcAATCGCATTTTGAAATAGAGGTGCTGGACGAGGAAATTATTTCGTCTCCACCGACTCTTGACCATTCACCGCAACCCGGACCTTCCCGTAGTTCTCCTATGCCAGGACCGTCACGAATATTATCGCCGCTTACGGCTTCATCTAACCACGGTGACGTACCGCAATCGCCCCGACGTTACGCCACACCTCCACCTCCCAGCACTCCACCTGCAGTGACTGTGCAACAAAGAAAGCGTAAGCGGTAGGACATAAATATCGCCTACAATGAGGAGGTTATGAACACATTCGCCACTGTTGCCACTACCACGGCGAATTTAATAGAACAATTAAATTCGCCAGAAGACGAACTGGCTGGTGTGCGCAACACGATTGCACAATGGACACCCGAACGTCGTAGACGTATTTTAATGCGATTGCGGCGCATGGTaacggaagaggaagaagagcgtttcgaaaaacattttGGTTACCGAGCTTAAGTGTTTCAGCTTAAGCATATCAGGCGACGTGCTTTGTTTATAGGCCAGATGAAACCATTACCATGACTTCTTGCTACGACTAAGGGTCTGCGCCGAGGAGATGGGGTAGCTTATCTACCAAGCGGAGAAAACCATTTGCTGATCGGAGGTAGAAACTTCGGGAACCATCTTCTATAAATCAATCCAGCTCCTGACATTATAAATCAATCCAGATCCTGGCATACGGTGAGGTAAAACCACTGGTTGGAGATTAACGGGGCAATACCCAAGTTGATGGTGACACCACCAACGGCTCTGCTAACAAATCCTTCCTTACGCAGAGGTGATGTACAAATAGGTGAGCGCACTTTCGAAATCGTCCAAAACTTCACCTATCTTGAGATACGCACTAGGGTGCTGGCTACCAACCGGTCATACGCACAGTATGAGGACTGTTTCCATTTAAAGgattaaataaagcaaatgtAATGGTACCCGCGTGCACAGCCTCTTGATTTTTAGACTTATGACGACAGCACTTAACAGTGGCGACaaggatttgttttaaaaagaagTTTTAGTGTCTGTACTAGCCAAAGTTCGcgttttaatgtgttttaaagtgtaccgataaaaaaaaatccaccttCACGTTGAAGCGGCGCAAGATGAACAACGGAGAAGCTACGATGGAAGTGCCGATGGAAGAAGACCAGTGACGAGCATCGTTAGGACGCTCCGATCACCGTGGCATGTAGGTCCAACAGCCCGGTGCAATTCCTGCCGTGTACGATCCACCGGCACATGCTCAAACGGGTCCGCGTGGCTACCTTATTCAGCCATCGCAGTTAGCACTGTCGCCAGCACCGGCACCGTCGCCATCGCAAGGAGCACCGGCACCATCGCAAGCAACGCCATCGCTGTTCTTACAAAATGGTCAGATGGGTCAACATCCTCCGGACAACGCCGTTCTGCTGCAAGCCTTGCACTTGATGCAACAGcaattgcagcagcagcaacagctaaTTTCGCAAAtgttgcagcaacagcaagccGCGCCACAGTCCCTGCTACACCCCGCTCAGCTGCACCAGCCCGCCGCCCCAAGTAACCCGGAGCTTATCGTAGATGCTTTAAACAACAGCATTACAGAGTTCCGGTATGAAGCTGAATCAGATGTTACGTTCGAAGCCTGGTTTGCACGCTATGAGGACCTTTTTGCCAAAGATGCTTCGCGGCTAAGCGAGGTAAGATTGCTGGTACGTAAGTTGGGAACTCCGGAACACGCTCGTTATATCAGCTATATTTTACCCCACTCACCACGTGATTTATCGTTTGAGGAAACCGTCAACAAGCTGAAAGTAATTTTCGGAAGCAGAGAATCTCTCCTTAGTAAGCGCTATAAGTGCATGCAAATCAACAAGAAGCGCACGGAGGATTTGATCGCGTTCTCCTGTCGTGTAAACCGAGCATGCGTCGAGTTCCAGTTTGCGAATATGAACGAGGAGGCGTTCAAGTGCCTAATGCTGGTGTGCGGCCTAAAAGATGAAGCTGATAACGATCTGCGTGTGAGACTCCTTGCACGGATAGAGAAACAGAACGACGTTACACTAGAGCAACTATCCCCCGAGTGCCAGCGCATTACAAGTGTAAAAGGAGACAGTGCAATGATAGCCGGAGAGATGAGTGAGCGTGTCCTCGCAGTGTACAACGGAGAGAAGAGAAAGCAGGATAAAACAGCccagcaaacacacaacaagcgGTTCACGCATAGTAATCGTCCGTATCGCCCAAAGGCGGCTGAGAGTCCGTCAACGAGCAAGCCATCGAAATCCTGTTGGTTGTGTGGCGATATGCATTGGGTGCGTGAGTGCACCTATAGTTCGCACAAGTGTCTCGATTGTGGGAAATATGATCATAGAGAGGGATATTGCAACGCAGCGAACAGGAAGAAGCGGTCTAATTTTCGACGACGAAACTGCAACACACGTGTGGTAACGGCCAACGTACGGAGCATAAGGGAGCGTCGCAGATTCGTGACCATCACTCTCAATGGAACAGCTGTACGCTTGCAGCTAGACACCGCTTCGGACATCAGTGTAATTGACCGCCGCACTTGGAGGAAAATAGGCAGCCCGCCGTTAGCACCGTCATCAGTCACAGCTAAAACCGCATCGGGAGCCAAACTAGTGTTGGAAGGTGAATTTAGCTGTGCTGTTAGTGTTGGTAACCTGACGAAGGAGGCAACACTAAGCGTTTGCGGAGCAGCAAATCTACTACTACTAGGTGCCGATTTACTGGATATTTTCTCGCTCTGGTCGAAACCGATGGATGCTTTCTGCAACCACGTAGAAGCAGCAGGACAGCAATCGTTCCAGCGGATATTTCCGAAAGTGTTCTCGGGAACAGGACTCTGCACAAAGGCGAGTATAACATTTTCGTTACATCATAATGTTCGTCCTGTTTTTAGACCCAGCCGTCCAGTAGCCTACGCGATGGAGGAAATTGTAAGTCGCGAGCTCGACCGTCTTGAGGAGTTGAACGTCATTACTCCAGTCACTACCGCGGAATGGGCTGCTCCTGTAGTCGTCGTGCGCAAAGCCAACGGTATGGTCCGTATTTGCGGTGACTATTCAACGGGATTAAACGCCCCACTACATCCCCACGAGTACCCGTTACCCGTACCTGAAGACATATTTGCTCGGCTAGCAAATTGCAAGGTCTTTAGCAAGATAGGCCTTTCTGATGCATTCCTGCAAGTGGAGATTGATCCGAATTACCGCCAGTTCCTTACAATTAATACGCATCGTGGCCTCTATACGTACAACCGGCTTCCACCCGACATCAAAATTGCACCGACAGCTTTTCAGCAATTGATGGACGGGATGCTATCCGGCATCCGGGGAGTTTCGGTCTACCTGGATGACATCATCATCGGAGGTCCTTCCGAGTCTGAGCACGATGCAGCCGTTATTGAAGTTTTAACCCGGATCCAGAGCTATGGCTTCACATTGCGAGCGGAAAAATGTTCCTTCAGGGtgaatcaaattaaatatttgggCCTTATCGTTGACAGCCGTGGAATACGCCCTGACCCGAAAAAGGTTGAAGCTATACGCAAGCTTCCCGAGCCGACCAACATCACAGAGGTTAGATCGTTTTTAGGAGCCATAAATTATTACGGTCGTTTTGTACCCAACATGAGGAACTTACGCTATCCGTTAGACGACTTGTTAAAGGCCGGAGTCGAATTTCGCTGGACGTCAAAATGCAGAGAGGTTTTCGAGAAATTTAAAACGATACTGGCATCAGACCTGCTGTTGACGCACTACGATCCTCGGCAGGAGATCATCGTGTCTGCCGACGCGTGTTCAGTTGGCCTCGGGGCGACAATAAGCAATAAGTATcctgttacgaacgcgaaaagATTTCATGAAGGAACATGCTAGCACCCAAAAGAGGAATAATCACAACAATCAAGAAATCCGCGAAATCGGtcgaaatgcaaagtaagcgaacaaaattcatgaatgagcatgccAGCGCTCAAAGGgggaacaaaaacataacaattgAAAGATACGTGAGGtcataagtaaacaacgtccggagacccgttcgaaaagcgtataaacaataagagccctcaccgttgatactgtaaacaaatacaatcgactatacgacaattatcgcaaataagcagACGCAATACGACCGTCGACGGGCGTGTATACCCTCACAAAGCAAGATATGCTAAAGTAAGAAGAATGATTCGATCTTTCAACATAAGATtgctaacgtaaggagaatgattctatcgttcatctcgttttcGCCTTCAAATctcaagacacattgttagtatataagcaggagacATTGCCAATAAACTTGACTTGTATTTTAAACCTTAACCACGGTGCTTTTCGAGTCGCTGGGTTGGCAATCGAATTGAACGGAGGTCCACATTAGGAACTTATTCTGATTTATCAGAACAAAAGCCTAACTGTCCGACCCGAACAATTCCGAGCGCATTCACTTCTACGGCCCTTCCAGTGAAAGCAGAGGTCCACCGTTAGAAACTCACCCTGGGAAACCCAGTTACGAAGCCTATGGTCCTCAATTCACTAGCACAAATTTCGAGTCTTTTTGTAGGCAAAACGGGGTTCAGCACATCAGGACAGCGCCGTATCACCCGCAGTCCAACGGACAAGCTGAAAGGTTTGTGGACACCTTCAAGCGCGCTGTGAGGAAGCTTTCCGCTGATGGTCTCACGTTGCAAGAAGCCTTGGACACCTTCTTGCAGACCTATAGATCCACCCCGAACACTCAGCTGAACGGTTCAAAGTCCCCAGCTGAGATTATGTTGCGCAGGCGCCCCAGAACGTTGCTAGAGCTTCTATTGCCACCACAGCACCCTTCTCAACCAAACCCTGGCATACAAGTTCGAGAGTTGAAATCAGGCGACACTATCTACGCTAAGCAATTCAGCCTGAACGATTGGAAATGGATTGCTGTTACTGTCGTCGAGCGCCTAGGGAGAACTATGTACCTGGTTAGAAATGCTGAGGGGAACACATAAATCAACTGCGTCGACGCACCAGCAACGGTCCGCTAAGGGACACTGCACGGGCTCATCCACTACCATTGAACCTACTGTTCGATGCTTGGCAGCTACAACCATCATCAATACCTGCATCACCTGACCATCCGCCAGCTGCCGAGACACTGTGTTCATTGAAAGCGCCTGTGCCGTCCTATGTTTCATCAAGTGAGTGTAACACGAGCAGCCGCCCAATACAACTAGTTCAACAGAGAAGAGCTACATCAC is a window from the Anopheles moucheti unplaced genomic scaffold, idAnoMoucSN_F20_07 scaffold_24_ctg1, whole genome shotgun sequence genome containing:
- the LOC128309180 gene encoding uncharacterized protein LOC128309180; amino-acid sequence: MSEEQTLLFIDMMFRQTALWDRWDANYKNISKRHDDWCYLSRRMGHTVDSLKKKWESLALAYRKCKSAYNKSLVTGSGAHQIYRPTWFAYEAMRFLDTTTSCGQTMDTVMNTFATVATTTANLIEQLNPSEDELDGVRNTIAQWTPERRRRILMRLRRMVTEEEEERFEKHFGYRA